Proteins encoded in a region of the Bradyrhizobium sp. CB3481 genome:
- a CDS encoding IlvD/Edd family dehydratase, with the protein MADGLRKGLASYGDAGFSLFLRKAFIKAMGYSDDALNRPIVGITNTYSDYNPCHGNVPQIIEAVKRGVMLSGAMPMVFPTISIAESFSHPTSMYLRNLMAMDTEEMIRAQPMDAVVVIGGCDKTLPAQIMAAVSADLPTVVIPVGPMVVGHHKGEVLGACTDCRRLWAKYRAGEIDDVEIEDVNGRLAPSVGTCMVMGTASTMACITEALGLSLPMSATIPAPHAERFRSAEASGRVAAAMAKTKGPKPSELLTPASFRNAQVVMQAIGGSTNGLIHLTAIAHRSPHKIDLETFDRLGREVPVLVDLKPSGEHYMEHFHHAGGVPKLMAQLGDLIDLDAKTITGQTLREIVAGAEDVPGQDAIRSRDNPIKAEGAMAILHGNLAPRGAVIKQSAASPKLLQHTGRAVVFESVEDMTLRVDDPDLDVNADDVLVLRNAGPKGAPGMPEAGYLPIPKKLARGGTKDMVRISDARMSGTAFGTIVLHITPESAVGGPLALVRNGDMIRLDVAGRRLDLLVDEAELAKRRAALAPAATAEGARRGYAYLFNETILQADEGCDFDFMRGEGRD; encoded by the coding sequence ATGGCCGACGGACTTCGCAAGGGACTGGCAAGTTATGGCGATGCTGGCTTCTCGCTGTTCCTGCGCAAGGCCTTCATCAAGGCCATGGGCTATTCGGACGACGCGCTGAACAGGCCGATCGTCGGCATCACCAATACCTACAGCGACTACAACCCCTGCCACGGCAATGTGCCGCAGATCATCGAGGCGGTGAAGCGCGGCGTGATGCTGTCGGGCGCGATGCCGATGGTGTTTCCGACCATTTCGATCGCCGAAAGCTTCTCGCATCCGACCTCGATGTATCTGCGCAACCTGATGGCGATGGATACGGAGGAGATGATCCGGGCGCAGCCGATGGATGCGGTGGTGGTGATCGGCGGATGCGACAAGACGCTGCCGGCGCAGATCATGGCCGCGGTCAGCGCCGATCTGCCGACTGTCGTCATCCCGGTCGGGCCGATGGTAGTCGGACATCACAAGGGTGAGGTGCTCGGCGCCTGCACCGACTGTCGCCGCCTCTGGGCGAAATATCGTGCGGGCGAAATCGATGACGTCGAGATCGAAGATGTCAATGGCCGGCTCGCGCCATCGGTCGGCACCTGCATGGTGATGGGCACTGCCAGCACCATGGCGTGCATCACCGAAGCGCTCGGGCTGTCGCTGCCGATGAGTGCAACGATTCCTGCGCCGCATGCCGAGCGATTTCGTTCGGCGGAGGCCAGCGGCAGGGTCGCTGCCGCAATGGCCAAGACGAAGGGGCCAAAACCCAGCGAACTATTGACGCCGGCGTCGTTCCGCAACGCCCAGGTCGTGATGCAGGCGATCGGCGGCTCGACCAACGGGCTGATCCATCTGACCGCGATCGCCCATCGCTCGCCGCACAAGATCGATCTTGAGACGTTCGACAGGCTCGGCCGTGAGGTGCCGGTGCTGGTCGATCTGAAGCCGTCAGGCGAGCATTACATGGAGCATTTCCATCATGCCGGCGGCGTGCCGAAGCTGATGGCGCAACTTGGCGACCTCATCGATCTCGATGCCAAGACCATCACGGGCCAGACGCTGCGCGAGATCGTCGCCGGCGCGGAGGATGTGCCGGGGCAGGATGCCATCCGTTCACGCGACAACCCGATCAAAGCGGAAGGCGCGATGGCGATCCTGCATGGAAATCTGGCGCCGCGGGGGGCCGTCATCAAGCAATCGGCGGCGAGCCCAAAACTGCTGCAGCACACCGGACGTGCGGTGGTGTTCGAATCCGTCGAGGACATGACGCTGCGGGTCGATGATCCCGATCTCGACGTCAATGCCGATGACGTGCTGGTGCTACGCAATGCCGGCCCCAAGGGCGCGCCGGGCATGCCCGAAGCCGGCTATCTGCCGATCCCGAAGAAGCTGGCGCGCGGCGGCACCAAGGACATGGTGCGGATCTCGGACGCGCGTATGAGCGGCACCGCGTTCGGCACCATCGTACTGCACATTACGCCGGAATCGGCGGTGGGCGGCCCGCTGGCGCTGGTGAGGAACGGCGACATGATCCGGCTCGACGTCGCAGGCCGCCGCCTCGATCTCCTGGTCGATGAAGCCGAGCTGGCAAAGCGCCGTGCGGCGCTGGCCCCGGCCGCAACGGCCGAGGGAGCCCGGCGCGGCTACGCGTATCTGTTCAATGAAACGATTCTGCAGGCCGACGAGGGCTGCGACTTCGATTTCATGCGCGGCGAGGGCAGGGACTGA
- a CDS encoding NAD(P)-dependent oxidoreductase, translated as MPRILMTGAAGGIGTSLRKLLPPIYPDLVLSDLKAPADLGKDEKFKAADLANMAEVEAICEGVDGILHFGGYSVEGPWDSILQSNIIGGYNLFEAARKKGVKRVIFASSNHAVGFYPRHHRIGTDVTPRPDGRYGVSKVFGEAVGALYADKHGLGVTCIRIGNFGEMPLDHRRLSIWLKPEDLVQLCRIGLEHPDIHFEIFYGASYNERAWWDNHRAYELGYRPTGRAEDFREHAMAEQAKLKPDPVGDYFQGGTFCSMEFDGDKGRIVDWGKR; from the coding sequence ATGCCACGCATATTGATGACCGGCGCCGCCGGCGGGATCGGGACATCCCTGCGCAAGCTGCTGCCGCCGATCTATCCGGACCTGGTGCTGAGCGACCTGAAGGCGCCGGCCGATCTCGGCAAGGACGAGAAATTCAAGGCGGCCGATCTCGCCAATATGGCTGAGGTCGAGGCGATCTGCGAGGGCGTCGACGGCATCCTGCATTTCGGCGGCTATTCGGTCGAAGGGCCCTGGGATTCGATCCTGCAGTCCAACATCATCGGCGGCTACAATCTGTTCGAGGCGGCGCGAAAGAAGGGCGTCAAGCGCGTGATCTTCGCCTCGTCGAACCATGCGGTCGGCTTCTACCCGCGCCATCACCGGATCGGCACCGACGTCACCCCGCGCCCCGATGGCCGTTACGGCGTCAGCAAGGTATTTGGCGAAGCGGTCGGCGCGCTCTACGCCGACAAGCACGGGCTTGGCGTCACCTGCATCCGGATCGGCAATTTCGGCGAGATGCCGCTCGACCACCGCCGCCTCTCGATCTGGCTGAAGCCCGAGGACCTCGTGCAGCTCTGCCGCATCGGCCTCGAACATCCCGACATCCATTTCGAGATCTTCTACGGCGCCTCCTATAACGAGCGCGCCTGGTGGGACAACCACCGAGCCTATGAGCTCGGCTACCGGCCGACCGGCAGGGCAGAAGATTTCCGCGAGCACGCCATGGCCGAGCAGGCCAAGCTGAAGCCTGATCCGGTCGGCGATTACTTCCAGGGCGGCACGTTCTGCAGCATGGAGTTCGATGGCGACAAGGGCCGGATCGTGGATTGGGGCAAGCGCTAG
- a CDS encoding TRAP transporter small permease, translating to MSIADRLVLQRQHHLKWRALDRLELILMMICGMLCFGFSLSVTADIFTRTVGHPWLWLQEATSTLFIYAIFIGSAVATRRNDHLYLTAISESMHGTPRMIVEILIRLVVLTVAGCLIYYGYINYLRGFGSFRLPSNTPIASLYAAIPLSGALIALFTIEQLVNGIRNGFDHPEPPEETADIPPADVGIQNGGRL from the coding sequence ATGTCCATTGCCGATAGACTCGTGCTGCAACGCCAGCATCATCTGAAATGGCGGGCGCTCGACCGGCTCGAACTGATCCTGATGATGATCTGTGGTATGCTGTGCTTCGGCTTTTCGCTCTCCGTCACCGCTGACATCTTCACGCGGACCGTCGGCCACCCCTGGCTATGGCTGCAGGAAGCGACCTCGACGCTGTTCATCTATGCCATCTTCATCGGCTCCGCGGTTGCCACGCGCCGCAACGATCACCTCTATCTGACCGCGATCTCGGAATCGATGCACGGCACGCCGCGCATGATCGTCGAAATCCTGATCCGGCTCGTGGTACTGACGGTGGCGGGATGCCTGATCTATTACGGCTACATCAACTATCTTAGGGGTTTCGGCAGTTTCCGGCTGCCCTCGAACACGCCGATCGCCTCGCTCTATGCCGCGATTCCGCTGTCAGGTGCGCTGATCGCGCTGTTCACCATCGAGCAGCTGGTCAACGGCATCCGCAACGGCTTTGACCATCCCGAGCCCCCTGAAGAGACTGCCGACATTCCGCCCGCCGATGTCGGCATCCAGAACGGGGGACGGCTGTGA
- a CDS encoding aldehyde dehydrogenase family protein: protein MVNRMQFYIDGAWVDPAVKKSTPVVNPATEEAMYEVALGSKADLDKAVAAAKRAFVTYSQTSREERIALLEKIIEVYKGRMKEIGAAVSDEMGAPLPMAERLQAGAGLGHIASTLEVLKNYHFEETLGSAVVVREPVGVVGMITPWNWPLNQIACKVAPALAAGCTMILKPSEFTPTSALIFAEILHEAGVPKGVFNLINGLGPEVGAAMAEHPDIDMISFTGSTRAGVDVAKRAAPTVKRVSQELGGKSPNVILEGADLTKAVTGGVMHMFNNSGQSCNAPSRMIVPLSKMKEVAAIAKGVADKTKAGDPRAEGTTIGPVVNRGQWDKIQALIKKGIDEGATLVAGGPGLPDGVNKGFYVRPTIFADVTNDMTIAKEEIFGPVLTIIGAKDEAEAVKIANDTPYGLAGYVTGDTVESARRVARQIRAGNVNLQGVPNDRTAPFGGYKQSGNGREWGKYGLEEYLEVKAVAGYNAA from the coding sequence ATGGTCAATCGCATGCAATTCTACATCGATGGCGCCTGGGTCGATCCGGCCGTCAAGAAGTCCACCCCGGTCGTCAATCCAGCGACCGAAGAAGCGATGTATGAAGTTGCGCTGGGCTCCAAGGCCGATCTCGACAAGGCCGTCGCCGCCGCCAAGCGCGCCTTCGTGACCTATTCGCAGACCAGCCGCGAAGAGCGCATCGCGCTCCTGGAAAAGATCATCGAGGTCTACAAGGGCCGCATGAAGGAGATCGGCGCGGCGGTGTCCGACGAGATGGGTGCGCCGCTGCCGATGGCCGAGCGGCTGCAGGCCGGCGCCGGGCTCGGCCACATCGCCTCGACGCTGGAAGTGCTGAAGAACTACCATTTCGAGGAGACGCTCGGCTCGGCCGTCGTCGTGCGCGAGCCGGTCGGCGTCGTCGGCATGATCACGCCGTGGAACTGGCCGCTGAACCAGATCGCCTGCAAGGTCGCGCCCGCGCTCGCCGCTGGCTGCACCATGATCCTCAAGCCCTCCGAATTCACCCCGACCTCGGCGCTGATCTTCGCGGAAATCCTCCATGAAGCCGGCGTGCCGAAGGGCGTGTTCAACCTCATCAACGGCCTCGGCCCCGAAGTCGGCGCTGCGATGGCCGAACATCCCGACATCGACATGATCTCGTTCACCGGCTCGACCCGCGCCGGCGTCGACGTTGCCAAGCGCGCCGCGCCGACCGTGAAGCGCGTCAGCCAGGAGCTCGGCGGCAAGTCGCCGAACGTCATCCTCGAAGGCGCCGACCTCACCAAGGCGGTAACCGGTGGCGTCATGCACATGTTCAACAACTCCGGACAGTCGTGCAACGCGCCGTCGCGGATGATCGTGCCGCTGTCGAAGATGAAAGAAGTCGCTGCGATCGCGAAGGGCGTCGCCGACAAGACCAAGGCCGGCGATCCCCGCGCCGAAGGCACCACTATCGGCCCCGTCGTCAACCGTGGCCAGTGGGACAAGATCCAGGCGTTGATCAAGAAGGGCATCGATGAAGGCGCGACGCTCGTCGCCGGCGGTCCGGGCCTGCCGGACGGCGTCAACAAGGGCTTCTATGTCCGCCCGACCATCTTCGCCGACGTCACCAACGACATGACCATCGCGAAGGAGGAAATCTTCGGACCGGTGCTGACCATCATCGGCGCCAAGGACGAGGCTGAAGCAGTGAAGATCGCCAACGACACGCCCTATGGTCTCGCCGGCTACGTCACCGGCGATACCGTGGAAAGCGCGCGCCGCGTCGCCCGCCAGATCCGCGCCGGCAACGTCAACCTGCAGGGCGTGCCGAACGACCGCACCGCGCCGTTCGGCGGCTACAAGCAGTCCGGCAACGGCCGCGAGTGGGGCAAGTACGGCCTCGAGGAATATCTCGAGGTGAAGGCGGTCGCCGGCTACAACGCTGCGTAA
- a CDS encoding SMP-30/gluconolactonase/LRE family protein, which produces MSDAASHAAGWRPATYYPDPAIRALDPRFEKYWLKLSAVERLTTGLRWAEGPVWFGDGRYLLCSDIPNQRIIKWEEETGAVSIFRKPSNFANGNTRDRQGRLVTCEHGGRRVTRTEYDGSITVLMDSFDGKRLNSPNDIVVKSDGSIWFTDPVFGLLGNYEGYKAESEIEPNVYRIDGQTGKATVVAEGVLGPNGLAFSPDEKILYVIESRGVPNRKILAYDVSPSGDKLSNKRVFVDAGPGTPDGFRVDIDGNLWCGWGMGDPELDGVVVFAPDGVMIGRIALPERCANLCFGGVKRNRLFMAASQSIYALYVNTQGAPGG; this is translated from the coding sequence ATGTCCGATGCAGCATCGCATGCCGCCGGCTGGCGCCCGGCTACTTATTACCCCGATCCGGCCATCCGTGCCCTCGACCCGCGCTTCGAGAAATACTGGCTCAAGCTCTCGGCAGTCGAGCGGCTGACCACCGGGCTGCGCTGGGCCGAAGGGCCGGTGTGGTTCGGCGACGGGCGGTATCTGCTCTGCAGCGACATTCCGAACCAGCGCATCATCAAATGGGAAGAGGAGACCGGCGCGGTCAGCATCTTCCGCAAGCCCTCGAACTTCGCCAACGGCAACACCCGCGACCGCCAAGGCCGCCTCGTCACCTGCGAGCACGGCGGCCGCCGCGTCACCCGCACCGAGTATGACGGCTCGATCACCGTGCTGATGGATTCGTTTGACGGCAAGCGGCTAAACTCGCCGAACGACATCGTCGTCAAATCCGACGGCTCGATCTGGTTCACCGATCCGGTGTTCGGCCTGCTCGGCAACTACGAAGGCTACAAGGCGGAGTCGGAGATCGAGCCGAATGTCTATCGGATCGACGGGCAGACCGGCAAAGCCACCGTCGTCGCCGAAGGCGTGCTGGGGCCGAACGGACTCGCCTTCTCGCCAGATGAAAAGATTCTGTACGTCATCGAGTCGCGCGGCGTGCCCAACCGCAAGATCCTCGCCTATGACGTCTCACCTTCCGGCGACAAGCTTTCCAACAAGCGCGTGTTCGTCGATGCCGGACCGGGCACGCCTGATGGCTTCAGGGTCGACATCGACGGCAATCTCTGGTGCGGCTGGGGCATGGGCGATCCGGAACTCGACGGCGTCGTGGTGTTCGCGCCCGACGGCGTCATGATCGGCCGCATTGCGCTGCCCGAGCGCTGCGCCAATCTCTGCTTCGGCGGCGTCAAGCGCAACCGCCTGTTCATGGCCGCGAGCCAGTCGATCTACGCGCTCTATGTCAACACGCAGGGCGCGCCGGGGGGATAA
- a CDS encoding TRAP transporter large permease yields MSSPVILGLMTFCFLFFGYLGVPVPFSLMAGVFVGALLADVSLAAIMQKIFDGVDSEALLAIPFFLLVGELMSSANVVIRIANLSLSLVGHIRGGLSQVVVVFSMFFSEMSGSTTADVAVMTRALGGPMKKEGYSPAFIAAIIAAASTIAALVPPSITAVVYGAVGNVSIAGLFMAGVVPGLMIGFGLMIYCFFFGPTGMRRPRAPLKQIVFAAGDAALPMMIPVILLGGILTGAFTPTEAGVVAVIWIIAVVIPALNRGHFKNIPYDFCLAGLIFSLPLITIGAANAFGWMLAYLRGASVIADWIIAIAGNDPHLIMLLLVLLFTVVGDFIEPVPTIIIFMPLVNTLTQAGDINAVHMGVVLIATLAFGLITPPYGLVLLMASKFVGVPFSKALRAALPIYVVFLVTITFTIYFPKVVLWLPKQVIPESVGCFKSPSGTGYICPN; encoded by the coding sequence GTGAGCTCCCCCGTCATTCTCGGACTGATGACGTTCTGCTTCCTGTTCTTCGGCTATCTCGGCGTGCCGGTGCCGTTCTCGCTGATGGCTGGCGTTTTCGTCGGCGCGCTGCTCGCCGATGTCTCGCTTGCCGCCATCATGCAGAAGATCTTTGACGGCGTGGATTCCGAAGCGCTGCTCGCGATCCCGTTCTTCCTGTTGGTTGGCGAACTCATGAGCTCGGCCAATGTGGTGATACGGATCGCCAATCTGTCGCTGTCGCTGGTCGGGCATATCAGGGGCGGGCTGTCGCAGGTCGTGGTCGTGTTCTCGATGTTCTTCTCGGAAATGTCGGGATCGACCACCGCCGACGTTGCCGTGATGACCCGCGCGCTGGGCGGCCCGATGAAGAAGGAGGGATACAGCCCCGCCTTCATCGCCGCGATCATTGCCGCGGCTTCTACCATCGCGGCATTGGTGCCGCCGAGCATCACCGCCGTGGTCTACGGCGCGGTCGGCAACGTCTCGATCGCCGGCCTGTTCATGGCCGGCGTGGTGCCGGGGCTGATGATCGGCTTCGGCCTGATGATCTATTGTTTCTTCTTCGGGCCGACCGGCATGCGCCGGCCCCGCGCGCCGCTGAAGCAGATCGTGTTCGCGGCAGGCGATGCGGCCCTTCCGATGATGATCCCGGTCATCCTGCTCGGCGGCATCCTGACCGGCGCCTTCACACCGACCGAGGCCGGCGTCGTCGCCGTGATCTGGATCATCGCCGTGGTGATCCCCGCGCTCAACCGCGGCCACTTCAAGAACATTCCCTATGATTTCTGCCTCGCCGGGCTGATCTTCTCGCTGCCGCTGATCACGATCGGCGCCGCCAATGCGTTCGGCTGGATGCTGGCCTACCTGCGCGGCGCCTCCGTGATCGCCGACTGGATCATCGCGATCGCCGGCAACGATCCGCATTTGATCATGCTGCTGCTGGTGCTCTTGTTCACCGTGGTCGGCGATTTCATCGAGCCGGTGCCGACCATCATCATCTTCATGCCGCTGGTGAATACGCTGACGCAAGCCGGAGACATCAACGCCGTTCACATGGGCGTCGTGCTGATTGCGACTTTGGCATTCGGACTGATCACGCCGCCTTACGGGCTGGTGCTGCTGATGGCCTCGAAATTCGTCGGGGTCCCGTTTTCCAAGGCGTTGCGGGCGGCGCTGCCGATCTATGTCGTGTTCCTGGTCACCATCACCTTTACGATCTACTTCCCGAAGGTGGTGCTGTGGCTGCCGAAGCAGGTGATCCCGGAATCGGTCGGCTGCTTCAAGTCACCATCAGGGACGGGGTATATCTGCCCGAATTGA
- the bla gene encoding subclass B3 metallo-beta-lactamase, which translates to MKRVAIALVALLPLAGVAQAQTVKDMLATLRAKWNAPTEPFKMIGNVYYVGTEGLASYLITSPQGHVLVDMVMPESTSLVKANIEKLDFKITDIKYILNTHAHIDHTGGLAEIKKASGARMVAGEADKSLLEGGYYPGAENNDALNFPPVKVDRTVREGDTVTVGDVTLTARETPGHSPGCTSWEFSVKDGDATRSALIFCSGTVALNRLVGDPTYFGIVADYRKTFARAKDMKVDVLLAPHPEMYKMQDKRAKLGEGGPNPFVNPGEFNAYAATLEKAFEDALVKQTAAQEKKG; encoded by the coding sequence ATGAAGAGAGTCGCCATTGCGCTGGTCGCGCTGTTGCCGCTTGCCGGGGTCGCGCAGGCCCAGACGGTCAAGGATATGCTCGCAACCCTACGCGCAAAGTGGAACGCACCGACCGAGCCATTCAAGATGATCGGCAACGTCTACTATGTTGGAACCGAGGGGCTGGCGTCCTATCTGATCACGTCGCCGCAGGGGCATGTCCTCGTCGATATGGTGATGCCGGAATCGACCTCGCTGGTCAAAGCAAACATCGAGAAGCTCGACTTCAAGATCACCGACATCAAATACATCCTCAACACCCACGCCCATATCGACCACACCGGCGGCCTTGCCGAGATCAAGAAGGCGAGCGGCGCGCGGATGGTGGCGGGCGAAGCCGACAAGTCGCTGCTCGAAGGCGGCTACTACCCGGGCGCGGAGAACAACGACGCGCTCAATTTCCCGCCGGTCAAGGTCGACCGCACGGTGCGCGAGGGCGACACGGTGACGGTCGGCGATGTCACGCTGACTGCGCGGGAGACTCCCGGACATTCGCCGGGCTGCACGAGTTGGGAATTTTCGGTGAAGGACGGTGACGCCACGCGCTCCGCGCTGATCTTCTGCAGCGGCACTGTGGCGCTGAACCGCTTGGTCGGCGATCCCACCTATTTCGGAATCGTCGCCGATTACCGCAAGACGTTCGCGCGCGCCAAGGACATGAAGGTGGACGTGCTGCTCGCGCCGCATCCGGAAATGTACAAGATGCAGGACAAACGCGCCAAGCTCGGCGAAGGCGGACCCAATCCATTCGTCAATCCCGGCGAGTTCAATGCCTACGCGGCGACGCTGGAGAAGGCGTTCGAGGACGCGCTCGTCAAGCAGACCGCCGCGCAGGAGAAGAAGGGGTGA
- a CDS encoding TRAP transporter substrate-binding protein: MGNPGKSILAAIAAAAVMLATGASAQEVKHYRFAHDQQLNSGYSIAYDIFSAKLKELSKGTMLVDQFPGAQLGQEPQLLQLVKAGDLDFAVVSSANTSTISPQAGVMSLHFLFRSEEHNIKALGDEKVFEAVRDMIDNTTQGIHAIGLCTQGFRHMYGKKEVRKPEDMKGLKVRVQATATEDMMFPAYSAQTVHMPFGSVYTSLQTGVVDFGENAVNVYMINKHYEVAPVLSTTGHEANNCVVWVSDKLWQGLNADQRKWVLAAARDVSLQEPKRAFDLENAAATRLEKMGVKIVKDVDKASFQKIADPYLDKLAKELGPHADKIKTLIRAVN; encoded by the coding sequence ATGGGGAATCCAGGGAAATCGATACTCGCGGCGATCGCCGCTGCGGCGGTCATGCTCGCCACCGGCGCCAGTGCGCAGGAAGTGAAGCACTATCGCTTCGCGCACGATCAGCAGCTCAACTCCGGTTACAGCATTGCTTACGACATCTTTTCGGCGAAGCTGAAGGAGCTGAGTAAGGGCACGATGCTCGTCGATCAGTTTCCCGGCGCGCAGCTCGGGCAGGAGCCTCAGCTCCTGCAGCTGGTGAAGGCCGGCGATCTCGATTTCGCGGTGGTGTCGTCAGCCAACACCTCGACGATCTCGCCGCAGGCCGGCGTGATGTCGCTGCACTTCCTATTCCGCTCCGAGGAGCACAACATCAAGGCGCTCGGCGACGAGAAGGTGTTCGAGGCGGTGCGCGACATGATCGACAACACCACGCAGGGCATTCACGCCATCGGCCTCTGCACCCAGGGCTTTCGGCACATGTACGGCAAGAAGGAGGTGCGCAAGCCCGAGGATATGAAGGGCCTCAAGGTCCGCGTCCAGGCGACCGCGACCGAGGACATGATGTTTCCGGCCTATAGCGCCCAGACGGTGCACATGCCGTTCGGCAGCGTCTACACCTCGCTGCAAACCGGCGTGGTCGACTTCGGCGAGAACGCCGTCAACGTCTACATGATCAACAAGCACTACGAAGTCGCGCCCGTGCTGTCGACGACCGGACATGAGGCCAACAATTGCGTGGTCTGGGTCAGCGACAAGCTCTGGCAGGGCCTCAATGCCGATCAGCGCAAATGGGTGCTGGCCGCCGCGCGGGACGTCAGCCTGCAGGAGCCGAAGCGAGCATTCGATCTGGAGAACGCGGCTGCGACGCGGCTCGAGAAAATGGGCGTCAAGATCGTCAAGGACGTCGACAAAGCGAGCTTCCAGAAGATCGCCGACCCCTATCTCGACAAGCTCGCCAAGGAGCTCGGTCCGCACGCCGACAAGATCAAGACGCTGATCCGGGCGGTCAATTAG
- a CDS encoding GntR family transcriptional regulator encodes MNPQPSSTDAPAPSREEEQAEVIRRLEEDIIFGRFAPGLRLVEDNLMQRYDASRHFVRQALFQLERQGIVLREKNIGATVRFYSADEVRQIYEVREMLTRQAALMITLPAPASLIEQLTELQRQYCAKADAQDLRGIHEANDAFHVALFSACGNPYLVRSLQDYMNLTLPMRAKNLADKEGLALSRRQHELMIELLTGRDSWALAQLCVDHMQYSKSDYLGRIAEDEGKR; translated from the coding sequence ATGAACCCACAGCCATCGTCGACGGACGCGCCCGCGCCCTCGCGCGAGGAGGAGCAGGCAGAGGTCATCCGCCGGCTCGAGGAGGACATCATCTTCGGCCGCTTCGCGCCGGGCCTGCGGCTGGTCGAAGACAACTTGATGCAGCGCTACGACGCCAGCCGGCACTTCGTCCGCCAGGCGCTGTTTCAGCTCGAGCGCCAGGGCATCGTGCTACGCGAGAAGAACATCGGCGCCACCGTGCGATTCTATTCGGCCGACGAGGTGCGCCAGATCTACGAGGTGCGGGAAATGCTGACGCGGCAGGCGGCGCTGATGATTACGCTCCCCGCTCCCGCCAGCCTGATCGAACAGTTGACCGAACTGCAGCGGCAATACTGCGCCAAGGCCGACGCGCAGGATCTGCGCGGCATCCACGAGGCCAACGACGCGTTTCACGTCGCGCTGTTCTCGGCCTGCGGCAACCCGTATCTGGTGCGCTCGCTGCAGGACTACATGAACCTGACACTGCCGATGCGCGCCAAGAATCTCGCCGACAAAGAAGGACTGGCGCTATCCCGACGCCAGCACGAACTGATGATCGAACTCCTCACGGGCCGCGACAGCTGGGCGCTGGCGCAGCTGTGCGTCGATCACATGCAGTACAGCAAGTCGGATTATCTCGGCCGCATCGCGGAGGACGAGGGCAAGCGCTAG
- a CDS encoding Gfo/Idh/MocA family oxidoreductase, whose product MNQPLRIGLIGAGMVSRHHLIAWASISDQARVVAIADPSAENAARRAGEFGIAQTYASAEAMLAAVTLDAVDIAAPREMHAPLVRLAAARRLPVLCQKPLAPNLQEATELAAEVDGATRLMVHENWRFRGYYRDAAAWLREGRIGNIKQAQLTLLTSGVLPGPDGLCPALERQPFMRRERRMLVAEVLIHHLDTLRMLLGPLQVTAAQLSRSSDLLAGEDGAVIQLRTDGGAGVAMFASFAAHGHPATQVDRLEILGDKGAIRLDGPSLTCSGTSPAERSYDLAVEYQGSYNRTIAHFVSALRDNLPFETAPADNLQTLRLVEDCYRLSGWEALR is encoded by the coding sequence ATGAACCAACCGTTGCGCATTGGCCTGATCGGCGCCGGCATGGTGAGCCGTCATCATCTCATCGCCTGGGCCAGCATATCAGATCAGGCCCGCGTCGTGGCCATCGCCGATCCGTCGGCCGAAAATGCCGCACGGCGCGCCGGCGAGTTCGGAATTGCGCAGACCTATGCCAGCGCCGAGGCGATGCTCGCGGCGGTGACGCTCGACGCCGTCGATATCGCAGCGCCCCGCGAAATGCACGCGCCGCTGGTGCGGCTCGCTGCCGCAAGACGATTGCCGGTGCTGTGCCAGAAGCCGCTCGCGCCCAACCTGCAGGAGGCAACGGAGCTTGCGGCCGAAGTCGATGGTGCGACACGCCTGATGGTGCACGAGAACTGGCGTTTTCGCGGTTATTACCGCGATGCGGCGGCGTGGCTGCGCGAGGGACGGATCGGCAATATCAAACAGGCGCAACTGACACTGTTGACCTCCGGCGTGCTGCCGGGGCCGGACGGGCTTTGTCCCGCGTTGGAACGGCAGCCGTTCATGCGGCGCGAACGGCGCATGCTCGTGGCTGAAGTGCTAATCCATCATCTCGATACGCTGCGCATGTTGCTCGGGCCGCTGCAGGTGACGGCGGCGCAGCTCTCGCGTTCCAGTGACCTTCTCGCCGGCGAAGACGGCGCGGTGATCCAGCTTCGGACCGATGGCGGCGCGGGCGTTGCCATGTTCGCCAGCTTCGCCGCCCACGGGCACCCGGCCACGCAGGTCGACCGGCTGGAAATCCTCGGCGACAAAGGCGCGATCCGGCTCGACGGGCCGTCGCTGACGTGTTCGGGCACGTCGCCGGCCGAACGCAGCTACGATCTCGCCGTCGAGTATCAGGGTTCCTATAATCGCACCATCGCGCATTTCGTGAGTGCGCTCCGCGACAATCTGCCCTTCGAGACCGCGCCGGCCGACAACCTTCAGACCTTGCGCCTCGTCGAGGATTGTTATCGGCTGTCGGGCTGGGAGGCTCTGCGATGA